The proteins below are encoded in one region of Saccopteryx leptura isolate mSacLep1 chromosome 1, mSacLep1_pri_phased_curated, whole genome shotgun sequence:
- the LOC136387896 gene encoding mammaglobin-A-like — MKLLPVLVLAALPSYCYAGPGCKVMDEVIKDTIDVNVSPEQFIEKFQRFIAGEETEKALTEMKQCLMNQDQATRDNVKVMVDAVYNSFWCARY, encoded by the exons ATGAAGCTGCTCCCAGTCCTCGTGCTCGCTGCCCTCCCCTCTTACTGCTACGCAG GTCCTGGCTGCAAAGTGATGGATGAGGTGATCAAGGATACAATTGATGTTAATGTGTCCCCAGAGCAGTTCATAGAAAAATTTCAACGGTTCATAGCGGGGGAAGAAACTGAAAAGGCCTTAACGGAAATGAAACAATGCCTTATGAACCAGGATCAGGCAACTCGGGACAATGTCAAAGTGATGGTG gatGCAGTATACAATAGTTTTTGGTGTGCTAGATATTAA